CCAGGTTGCCCTGGTCGTCCTCGGCGGCGAGGATCATGCCCTGCGACTCGATGCCGCGCAGCTTGGCGGGTTTCAGGTTGGCGACCAGGATGACCTTGCGGCCCACGAGCGCCTCGGGTTCGAACCACTGGCGGATGCCGCTGACGACCGTGCGGGTCTCGTCACCGAGTTTCACGGTGAGTTTCAGGAGCTTGTCGGCCTTGGCGACGGCCTCGGCGGCCAGTACCTCCGCGACGCGCAGGTCGATGCGGGCGAAGTCGTCGATGCTGATCAGGTTCTCGTTCGCGGCGGGGGCGGCGGCCGGAGTTGCGGGAGCAGCGGCGCTGGCGGGGGCAGTGGGGGTGGCCGTCTCGGTGGGGGCCGTCTCGGTGGGGGCAGTCCGGGTCATGGGTTTCTCTTTCTTGCCGGGCTTCGGGGCGCCCGCGGCGGGGGTGGGGGCTTCTTTCGGTTCGGGTTTCGGGAACAGGATCGGGCCGCCCACCACGCGCGTTCCGGCGGGCGTCAGGCCCCAGGCGGGCGCCAGGGCGTAGGTCTGAGAGGCCAGTCCCAGCTGGGCGCGCAGTTCGCGGGCCTTGGTGGGAATCACGGCTTCCAGGGCGACGCTGGCGACGCGCAGGCCCTCGGCGGCGGTGTACAGCACGGTGTCCAGGCGGCGCTGGGTGTCGTCGCTCTTGGCGAGGTTCCACGGGGCGCTCTCGGCGATGTAGCGGTTGAGGTCCCGCACGAAGTTCATGGCGGCCTCGATGGCCATGTTGATCTTCAGGTCGTCGACCAGCGCCAGGATCTGGGTGGGGAGGGCCAGCGCGGCCGCCTCGATGCTCCGGTCACGCTCCGCGAGGTCCTGCGCGGCGGGCACGACGCCACCCCGGTACTTCTGGATCATGCTGATGGTGCGGGACAGCAGGTTGCCCAGGTCGTTGGCGAGGTCGCTGTTCAGGCGCGAGATCAGGATGCCCTCGCCGTAGGGGCTGTCGGCGCTGAGGGTCGCCTCGCGCAGCAGGGTGTAGCGGATCGCGTCGATGGAGTACTCGGTGACGAGCGCTTCGGGGTCGATGGCGTTCCCGAGGCTCTTGCCCATCTTGCGGCCGTCCTCGGCGAGGATGTGGCTGTGCACGA
This portion of the Deinococcus seoulensis genome encodes:
- the metG gene encoding methionine--tRNA ligase, with the translated sequence MSQAASTPFFITAAIDYANGAPHIGHVYEKILTDAIARYQRLAGRPVTFVMGTDEHGEKISKAAAKAGVTPQELVDDLSERAFQGLWKNLGISYDEFVRTTSARHKRFVQEILQRVYDAGDIYFAEYEGLYSVGAERYVTEKELVENADGVRRFPGDKDPPELRREANYFFNMEKYQPWLLDYLQANPDLIQPAGYRNEVLEMLKEPVGPLSISRPKNRVPWGIELPWDADHVTYVWFDALLSYLTPLVSNGQDASVSGTAWHVIGKDILKPHAVFWPTMLRAAGLPMYRRLVVHSHILAEDGRKMGKSLGNAIDPEALVTEYSIDAIRYTLLREATLSADSPYGEGILISRLNSDLANDLGNLLSRTISMIQKYRGGVVPAAQDLAERDRSIEAAALALPTQILALVDDLKINMAIEAAMNFVRDLNRYIAESAPWNLAKSDDTQRRLDTVLYTAAEGLRVASVALEAVIPTKARELRAQLGLASQTYALAPAWGLTPAGTRVVGGPILFPKPEPKEAPTPAAGAPKPGKKEKPMTRTAPTETAPTETATPTAPASAAAPATPAAAPAANENLISIDDFARIDLRVAEVLAAEAVAKADKLLKLTVKLGDETRTVVSGIRQWFEPEALVGRKVILVANLKPAKLRGIESQGMILAAEDDQGNLDLIGTGLDLPSGTRVR